Below is a window of Undibacterium sp. YM2 DNA.
GCCCTGCTTGCCACCAGCCTGTTCACTGGCATCCTGCCCGCCGCATCGGCCCAGGCACAAGCCGCTGACAGCGTGGTCATCAGCAGGCTCACTAAAATCGATGAAAAAGTCGGCAGTGGCAAAGAAGCCCTGCCTGGCAATACTGTGTTTGTCCATTACACAGGCTGGCTGCATGATCCTTTTGCCAGCAAGGAACGTGGCACCAAATTTGACAGTTCCGTAGGCCAGCAGGCTTTTTCCTTCACCATAGGCTCGGGCCGCGTCATCAAAGGCTGGGAACAAGGTGTAGCAGGGATGAAAGTAGGTGGCAAACGCACCCTGATCATACCGCCAGAGTTGGGCTATGGTGCCGCAGGTGCAGGCAATGGCATGATACCGCCGAACGCCTACCTGATTTTTGATATTGAATTACTTGAGGTCAGATAAAGCCAGGCCATCGCGGGGTCAGGGCCTTCAGGGTAACTGTCTGGCCTTGATTTCCTGCAAGTCTGTCCAGACAGACTCATAAGAATAAATGGCATAAAAGAATACCGAGATCGCCAGCACCGTTGCCAGGGTTCCCGCATAAAACAGCAGGCTAAGGCCAGCAGGGAAAATATACTGGTACCAGCCCAGCAGGCTGGCAGCGACCATGGCAAAAAAAGACAGGTTGATCAGGCGGCGGCTTTTACGCATGGTGCCAAAAGCAAAAAACACCAGCACCAGTAAAGACAAAGAAAAATTGAGTAACCCCGCCACAGAATTGCCTTTCTTGCATAATATTAAATCAATAAACTACTATATCAAATTCAATCCTGTTTGCCATTGCAGGAATGGCTAAAATTGTAACCAGACGTCAGCATCAGGCTGAAAATTTTTCATTCTGCATTTTCTGTCTCTCTTCCACAGGGATCAGATACATCAGGAATTTCTATGACATATCTGCTTGCACTAGACCAGGGCACTTCCAGCTCACGCAGCATCATCTTCAATGAAGTAGGTGAATTGATTGCCACCGCCCAGCAGGAATTCCGTCAGATTTTCCCGCAGCCAGGCTGGGTAGAGCATGATGCCCAGGAAATCTGGCAAAGCCAGTTTGCCACCTGCCAGCAAGTCATCGCCAAAGCCGGTTTGCGGGCCAGCGACATCGCCGCCCTGGGCATTACCAACCAGCGCGAAACTACGGTGCTATGGGACAGAAAAACAGGCCAGCCGCTATACCATGCCATCGTCTGGCAAGACCGCCGCACAGAAGCTTATTGCGATGAATTGCGTCAGCAAGGCTATGCGCCACGCATACAAGCCAAGACTGGCCTGATACTTGACCCGTATTTTTCTGCCACCAAACTCAAGTGGCTGCTCGATCATGTTCCCGACGCGCGCCGCCGTGCAAATGCCGGTGAACTGGCTTTTGGCACGATAGACAGCTGGCTGGCCTGGCAACTCAGCGAAGGCGCGCTGCATGTCACCGATGTCAGCAATGCTTCGCGTACCATGCTGTACAACATCCACGACAACAAGTGGGATGAAGAATTACTGAGCTGGTTTGACATACCCAAAAAATTGCTGCCAGAAGTCTTGCCATCGAGTCACCAATTCGGTCACAGCAAACTGCTGGGCACATCCATTCCCATCGGCGGTATCGCTGGCGACCAGCAGGCCGCCTTGTTTGGCCAGGCCTGCTTTACCCCGGGCATGGCCAAAAATACCTATGGCACGGGCTGCTTCATGCTCATGCATACCGGTGATCAATGTCCAGATTCACAAAACGGCCTGATCAGCACCGCAGCCTGCCAGACCGATGCTCATGCCCAATATGCGCTGGAGGGCAGTGTCTTCATCGGCGGTGCAGTCGTGCAGTGGCTCAGGGATGGCCTGAAAGCCATACAGCATTCGACTGATGTAGAACAACTGGCGGCCACCGTGCCAGATTCCGGTGGCGTGGTCTTTGTCCCCTCTTTCACTGGGCTTGGAGCACCTTACTGGGTGCCATCTGCGAAGGGTGCCATCCTCGGCCTGAGCCGGGGCAGCACGGTCGCCCATATCGCCCGCGCTGCGCTGGAATCAATCGCCTTTCAAAGTACCGCCCTGCTGCAAGCCATGGTCAGGGACGCAGTTTTCCCTATCAGGGAATTACGTGTCGATGGCGGTGCAGCGGCGAATAATATGCTGCTGCAATTCCAGGCAGACTTGCTGGGCATACCGGTGATACGCCCCAAAGTCACAGAAACCACGGCCCTGGGCGCAGCTTATCTGGCAGGTTTGGGAGTTGGGGTATATAAAAGTATGGAAGAATGCGCGAACCAGTGGCAAATGGACAGACAATTCATACCAGCCATGAGCCGCGATGAAGCCGCCAGCCTCATGCAAAACTGGGAAATCGCCATAGGGAAAGTAAGATAAGACAAATAATATAAGAAAAATAAAATCACCCAAAGACAAGATATCCACAGCCTGTTTTACAGTCTGCTTTACAGCCTATCGCTGGCATTTTTACTAAAAAGAGAGAGAAAAAATGAAAATCATCAAATGGTCTGCCGGCATACTGATTACTGCCATCGCCCTGATACTGGCAATTGCCTATGCCTTGCCAAATGAATACAAGGTCAGCCGCAGCATCCAGATACATTCCACCCCGGCCAAGATCTTCCCCCTGATCGCCGCACCTAAGGAATGGAAAAACTGGTCAGTCTGGAATCAGCGTGACCCGAATATGAAAATGGAATTTTCTGGCCCGGAATCAGGCACGAATGCCGCCTGGGAATGGAAAAGCGCATCGCAGGGCAATGGTGGCATGAAACTCAGTCATGCCAGCCCTTACCGTGAAATTGATTATGAGCTGCATTTTGAAGGCATGGGCAAACCATCGACGGGCAGTTTCCTGCTGGAAGCCCAGCCAGATGGGACTAAAGTCACCTGGAAAATGGAAGGCAGCAGCGAAGGAAATTTCATGATGAAGCTATTTGCCCCATTTATGGATAAAATGGTGGGTCCCGATTTTGAAGCTGGCTTAAGTAATCTTAAAAAGTTCGCCGAGAAAAATTAAAGCCCACGTAGCTAAAACTACATCGCATTTCGACTGATTGCATCAATGAAACTCAAGTACGTCCTGATAATGGCATTGCAGATGCTGACTGCATTGCCAGCCTCCCCTGTTCTCGCTGCCGCAACTGGCAATACTCCTGCCCCGGCCAGCGCCAAGCCAGGCACGCAGGCAGTATTTGTCGTCGCGCCAGAAGACTTGCCCAAGCAAAATTCTGGTGTGCAAATAGACACACCAAAACAAACAGCACCTGAAAAAAGCAATAAGCCGGAAGTTGCCATACAAGTCTGGTCAGGCCCGGTCCCCCTCGCTGGCGGCCTGTGGATACTGGTAGCCTCCATGCCTGTGCTGGCCTCGCTGTATTTTGCTTATCAATTATTGTTGTTTATCAAAGCCAGACGGCGCCGTTTATCCACAGAACGCGGTAGCTGAGGCAATCTGGCGATTGCCTGAATTTCTTGAAAAGCATGCTGCTCCAGGGCGCATGCTTTTTTTGTGGTGTTTTTTTGTTGTTTCTTTATCTGTTTTTCACATAAACTTCATCAGTTTGTCACTTGCCTGTCACCTGTACATCCTAAAGTCTTCCCTATCCAAATCATAAGCGGGAGACCAGCATGTCCAGCAAAGCCCTGATAGACAGCGCCGTTTTCAATTCCACCACGTCTGGTCGCAAGGGCCTGGCAGACAAATTGTTTGCCCACTGGTTCAGCCGCCTTGTGTATGCGCAGATCTGGGAAGATCCACAAGCTGATCTGAATGCCCTGCAACTGAAACCAGGCGCGAATATCCTGACTATCTCCTCCGGTGGCTGCAATGCCCTGGCTTATCTGTCCGCTGAACCGGCTGCAGTGCATGCCGTGGATTTGAATGCGGCACACCTGGCGATGCTCAATATCAAGCAAACTGCCATCAGGCACTTGCCGGACTATGATGCAGTGCTGGCATTTCTGGGCAATGCCGACAAGCCTGATAACCTGAAGCGCTACAAGCGTCATATACGCAGTCAATTGTCAGACGATGCTAGCAACTTCTGGGAAAGTCGCTCATTGTCAGGCAAGCCGCGCTACCATTATTTTACCAACCAGGCTTATCAGCATGGCTTGCTGGGCAACTTCATCGGCTTTGCGCATTTCTTTGTGCGCATGATGGGTGGCGACATGAGCAAGCTCATGCAGGCTAACAACCTGCAGGAACAGGCCCAGCTATTTGAACAATATGTCGCCCCGGTATTTGAGACCCGCCTGTTCCGTCTGATTGCCAGCCAGCCCCTGGCCCTGTATAGCTTGGGCATACCACCTTCGCAATTTGCTGAGCTGAAACACGATGCCAAAAACGGCCTGCATCTTTTGTTCAAGGAAAGAATGCGTCACTTGGCCTGTGATTTCCCTCTGGCAGAAAACTGTTTTGCCCAACAGGCATTTGGCCGCCGTTATGACACCAAAAAGCAGGCAGCCCTGCCCATGTATCTGCAACAAGAGCATTTCCATACCCTGCGCCGCAATATAGACAGGCTACATGCGCACCATCAAACCCTGACTGATTTTTTGCGCGGCCAGCCACGTGCATCCATGGATGCCTATCTCTTCCTCGATGCCCAGGACTGGATGGATAAGCAACAATTAACAGAACTCTGGCAAGAAGTGACGCGCACTGCAGCACCTGGAGCCAAAGTGGTATTCCGTACCGGTGGCAGCGAATCACCACTGGAAGCCAAGTTGCCACCAGAAATACTGGCTGCCTGGCATACCGACGTTGACCATAACCGCGCCCTGTATGCCACTGACCGCTCTGCCATCTATGGCGGCATGCACCTGTATACCAAGATGTAATCGCCAAATTGCATACCTCTTTACCGCCACGCGTGGTGGCAGATGCCCTGTGGCTGTTGACAGCGCGTTCACGCGGTGGCCAGCACTGGCTGCACAATGCCACTTGCGACATTCAGACCGTAGAAATTGCAGGGCAAAGTCAGCCCGTCAGTTTATTGGACAGCAGCAACTGGCAAGAAAGCTATGTCGCCAGCCCACGTTCAACCTGGCTGCGTTATCCGCGCCAGGAGATGCTGCGCGGCGCAAGCCCAGCCAAGGCACAAGCGATCAAACTACTCAGTTGTCCCATTCTTGGTCCTCTTTCTACACTATTCAAAGCCAGTAAACTGGACCAGGCAGCGATTATTGCGAATCACCTGGTTTCCACCAATTTGTACGCAGACTGGTCAGCAGGCGAAATCAGTAAGACCACCGACAAGCTGCTAAGCACTTATCCACAGCGCCCGCTGATGATGCGCAATATCTGTCCACAGGTAAACCCCGAACTTTCAGCCAGCCTGCTCGCTACCGGCTGGCAATTACTGCCCAGCCGCATGATCTACCTGTGCGATCCACAACAAGCCAGCGTCTGGAAACACAATCATGTGAAACAGGATGCCCGCCTGCTTGACCATCCTGAAGTAGAAGTGCTGACACATGACCACCTGCAAATGCAGGATATCGCTGTCTTGCAACAACTCTACCGCCAGCTCTTCATCGATAAACACTCTTATCTTAATCCCGACTTCACAGCCGCCTTCTTTGAACTTTGCCTGGAAACCCAGTTTCTGGAAATGCATGCCCTGCGCTGGCAAGGCCGCCTGGTCGGTGTGCTTGGTATTTATGCACATCATGAGAATGGCTGGCTGACTACGCCTTTGATAGGTTATGACACCAGCCTGCCTAAAGAGCTGGGTTTGTACAGGCGATTGATGGCTTTATTACTCAAAACAGCCAGAGACAAGAAGCTGAAACTGCATTACAGCTCAGGCGCCAGCCAGTTCAAACGGGCACGCGGTGGTATTCCTCAACTGGAATATACCGCCATTTATAACCGCCACTTATCCACAACTACAGTACAAAGTACTGCGCTTTTTGCCCGCTTACTCAGGACTTTTGCGCCAGCAATCCTAAAAAAAGCGGACGGGATTTAAATAAAAAATATAAAAACAGCTATGTTTTTCCTGTGGATAAGCCTATGCATATCCACAGGACGAACTGTGTAAAACCACAAAAAGTCTGACTGAGGTTTTTCTTATCCCAAAACCGTCCTTTTTTCATACAGGACTTATCAGTGCATCTATACATGAACCAAGTGCTTGTTTCTGTGGACAAATTAAGACTTATCCACAAAAAATCGCGACGTTAACTACTATTACTATGTATATATAAACTAATTATTTAATTAAACCCTTTTCGGAAAGCCCTGGAAACCTTTTCTGAAAGACCTGGTTTTGATACAAATAAAAAACGCCTGATTAAAAATTTGGAATTTGATATTTACAATTCGATCTTTCAAAAAAAGCACCTGGTCAGCACCAGACACTTTTCATAAAAAAACCTGGCTTCCCAAAAATAGGACATCACATTTTTTTTATTGCAGACAAATTCAAGTTTTGAAAACTGCCTTGCATCAAAAAAATCAGTCCATGATTTTGCAAGAGATCATCGACCTCCTTTTTTCCCCTGAAATACTTCCCTACAGCGCAATAAATCAGCTTTTTTCTGAAAATTCACGTTGAAAAACAACATTTTAAAAAAAATCTTTGTGGATAAGTCAGCTGATATCCACTGCATCTATTGTGTGTAACTCCAACTTCTCTGATCTGCAGGTTTACTGTTCAGATTTTGTCCTGTGGATATACAGACTTTTATCACTGCCTTATCATTTGCCTAAACTCTTGATCCTGTGGATGTTTACCGACTTATCCACAGCAACATGCCTGCGTTAACAACTACTACTATTTTTATATAAAGTTATTCAAGCTAAAGGTATCCACAGCTCAAAAAACGCAAAAAAACAAAAGCAAAAAACTGTCGTAGAATCCGTTACTCATTCAATCCTCAGGGACAAAACACCATGAAACTATGGTCAGGCTTACTATTTTCAGCCGTGCTGGCTTGCTCTGCTGCCCATGCAGAAAAACCAACTGAAGCCTCCGTCAAGGAATTACTGGTATTGACGAATAGTCAGCAAATCCTGAAAAGTACCGAAGCGCAGATGGATGCCGTCATGAAAAACATGATGAAAGCTGTCCTGAAAGACCAGACTATCAATGCTGACCAGCAAAAAATCCTGGATAAGTTCAAGGATAAAGTCATAGATATCCACAAGACAGAGATGACCTGGGAAAAACTCGAACCGATTTTTATTGAAATCTATTCAAATTCCCTGAGTCAGGAGGAAGTCGATGGGATAGCTGCTTTCTACAGATCCCCGGCAGGCAAAGCTTATGTCAGCAAAATTCCAGTCATCGTTCAACAAAGCATGGGAGCAATGCAAAAAGTTATCACTCCCATGATGGACAAAATGATGGAAGCGTCCAAAAAAATGGCAGAAGAATTCCGTGAGCTGGAAAAAAATAAATAAATTGCCGTAGATTTGCTTATGTTTTAGATGAAATTAAAAGAAATTAGAAAAAATTAGTGGATTTTAATGATGTTAATGAAATGTGCCCTTGCTTACCGAAATAAAACAGCGAGAGTAAGGGCTCAATGACTGACACCAGGCATTTCATTTTCCTGGGCATGGGCACGCTTGGGGATATCTTCCCTTTTCTGAGTCTGGCTACTGAAATGCAGAGGCGCGGACACAGAGTTACCATGCTTTTGTCCCCGGTACATGCCAGACATGCAGAGATGGCCGGGATTGCCTATGAAGTACTGGGCAGGCAAGAAGACTATGACGCTGCCTTGCGTAATCCAGACATGTGGAATACACGCACAGGCATGGCAGTAGTACTTGCCTCATGCAAATGCGTATTTACAGAAATACCTGATTATTTTGCCACCCTGGCACCGGATCAGGATTGCGTATTGATCAGCCACCCTCTGGGCCTGGCAGCCGCAGACCTGGTGCGCAGTTTCCGTCCGGATATTCCCATCG
It encodes the following:
- a CDS encoding DUF3419 family protein, with translation MSSKALIDSAVFNSTTSGRKGLADKLFAHWFSRLVYAQIWEDPQADLNALQLKPGANILTISSGGCNALAYLSAEPAAVHAVDLNAAHLAMLNIKQTAIRHLPDYDAVLAFLGNADKPDNLKRYKRHIRSQLSDDASNFWESRSLSGKPRYHYFTNQAYQHGLLGNFIGFAHFFVRMMGGDMSKLMQANNLQEQAQLFEQYVAPVFETRLFRLIASQPLALYSLGIPPSQFAELKHDAKNGLHLLFKERMRHLACDFPLAENCFAQQAFGRRYDTKKQAALPMYLQQEHFHTLRRNIDRLHAHHQTLTDFLRGQPRASMDAYLFLDAQDWMDKQQLTELWQEVTRTAAPGAKVVFRTGGSESPLEAKLPPEILAAWHTDVDHNRALYATDRSAIYGGMHLYTKM
- a CDS encoding DUF2059 domain-containing protein is translated as MKLWSGLLFSAVLACSAAHAEKPTEASVKELLVLTNSQQILKSTEAQMDAVMKNMMKAVLKDQTINADQQKILDKFKDKVIDIHKTEMTWEKLEPIFIEIYSNSLSQEEVDGIAAFYRSPAGKAYVSKIPVIVQQSMGAMQKVITPMMDKMMEASKKMAEEFRELEKNK
- a CDS encoding GNAT family N-acetyltransferase, which codes for MHTSLPPRVVADALWLLTARSRGGQHWLHNATCDIQTVEIAGQSQPVSLLDSSNWQESYVASPRSTWLRYPRQEMLRGASPAKAQAIKLLSCPILGPLSTLFKASKLDQAAIIANHLVSTNLYADWSAGEISKTTDKLLSTYPQRPLMMRNICPQVNPELSASLLATGWQLLPSRMIYLCDPQQASVWKHNHVKQDARLLDHPEVEVLTHDHLQMQDIAVLQQLYRQLFIDKHSYLNPDFTAAFFELCLETQFLEMHALRWQGRLVGVLGIYAHHENGWLTTPLIGYDTSLPKELGLYRRLMALLLKTARDKKLKLHYSSGASQFKRARGGIPQLEYTAIYNRHLSTTTVQSTALFARLLRTFAPAILKKADGI
- the glpK gene encoding glycerol kinase GlpK, whose translation is MTYLLALDQGTSSSRSIIFNEVGELIATAQQEFRQIFPQPGWVEHDAQEIWQSQFATCQQVIAKAGLRASDIAALGITNQRETTVLWDRKTGQPLYHAIVWQDRRTEAYCDELRQQGYAPRIQAKTGLILDPYFSATKLKWLLDHVPDARRRANAGELAFGTIDSWLAWQLSEGALHVTDVSNASRTMLYNIHDNKWDEELLSWFDIPKKLLPEVLPSSHQFGHSKLLGTSIPIGGIAGDQQAALFGQACFTPGMAKNTYGTGCFMLMHTGDQCPDSQNGLISTAACQTDAHAQYALEGSVFIGGAVVQWLRDGLKAIQHSTDVEQLAATVPDSGGVVFVPSFTGLGAPYWVPSAKGAILGLSRGSTVAHIARAALESIAFQSTALLQAMVRDAVFPIRELRVDGGAAANNMLLQFQADLLGIPVIRPKVTETTALGAAYLAGLGVGVYKSMEECANQWQMDRQFIPAMSRDEAASLMQNWEIAIGKVR
- a CDS encoding SRPBCC family protein, giving the protein MKIIKWSAGILITAIALILAIAYALPNEYKVSRSIQIHSTPAKIFPLIAAPKEWKNWSVWNQRDPNMKMEFSGPESGTNAAWEWKSASQGNGGMKLSHASPYREIDYELHFEGMGKPSTGSFLLEAQPDGTKVTWKMEGSSEGNFMMKLFAPFMDKMVGPDFEAGLSNLKKFAEKN
- a CDS encoding FKBP-type peptidyl-prolyl cis-trans isomerase, whose amino-acid sequence is MKYHCLTALLATSLFTGILPAASAQAQAADSVVISRLTKIDEKVGSGKEALPGNTVFVHYTGWLHDPFASKERGTKFDSSVGQQAFSFTIGSGRVIKGWEQGVAGMKVGGKRTLIIPPELGYGAAGAGNGMIPPNAYLIFDIELLEVR